In Nitrospirota bacterium, one DNA window encodes the following:
- a CDS encoding ATP-binding cassette domain-containing protein produces METSVRLDLNIRSFKYPDNTVALSDIQISIKSGEFTGLLGSNGSGKTTLLKVMDGLLKDFDGSVLLDGTEIRRLSPKEIYRKIGLIFQNPDEQLFAPTVFEDVAFGPLNMGFSEDETSERVLGALRDVDMEHYAQKSIHNLSFGQKKRICIAGLLAMGHEILLMDEPTAGLDPMGEYRMMKLLTELNRKKGVTIVMATHSVDLVPVFLDRLYILSKGKIVRGGSPEEVFTAPKDMEQVKLRLPHIAEMIYKLKHEDKIGFGKIPLTVGEARRAILKIMEDVKVG; encoded by the coding sequence ATGGAAACTTCTGTAAGGCTGGACCTCAATATCAGGTCCTTTAAATATCCGGATAATACGGTTGCCCTGTCTGACATACAGATCAGCATAAAGAGTGGGGAATTTACCGGGCTGTTAGGCTCTAACGGTTCCGGCAAGACTACTCTGCTGAAAGTCATGGACGGTCTGCTGAAGGATTTCGATGGCAGTGTTCTGCTTGACGGCACTGAGATCAGGAGGCTTTCGCCAAAGGAAATATATCGGAAGATCGGTCTTATTTTTCAGAATCCTGATGAGCAGCTCTTTGCACCCACAGTATTTGAGGATGTTGCATTCGGCCCCCTGAATATGGGCTTTTCAGAGGATGAGACTTCCGAGCGTGTTTTAGGAGCTTTACGCGATGTTGATATGGAACACTATGCGCAGAAGTCGATCCATAATCTCAGCTTTGGACAGAAAAAGAGGATATGTATTGCAGGTCTTCTTGCAATGGGACATGAGATACTCCTGATGGACGAACCGACAGCAGGGCTTGATCCGATGGGAGAGTACAGGATGATGAAGCTTCTTACCGAACTGAACAGGAAGAAGGGGGTTACGATCGTGATGGCAACGCACAGCGTTGACCTTGTCCCTGTCTTTCTTGACAGGCTGTACATTTTGAGCAAAGGGAAAATTGTACGCGGCGGGTCCCCAGAGGAGGTTTTTACGGCACCCAAGGATATGGAGCAGGTCAAACTCAGGCTGCCTCATATTGCAGAGATGATTTATAAGCTAAAACATGAGGACAAGATCGGGTTTGGAAAGATACCTCTTACTGTTGGTGAGGCAAGAAGGGCAATATTGAAGATAATGGAAGATGTGAAGGTAGGCTGA
- the cbiD gene encoding cobalamin biosynthesis protein CbiD: MRRGYIQVYTGNGKGKTTAALGLSLRAAGAGLRVFVMQFIKKSRCSEHKALERFNDLITIKQSGKGFILNRKANASDIDAARHGLDEAKMIMQSRDYDLIILDEANVAVSRGLISAEDLIEVMDMKPVNVELVITGRYADEKIIAKADLVTEMKTEVEIPFPDGSRHAFSVQRSAFSVQDGKRIAEASVIKDAGDDPDITNGAEIVAEVRLMTLTHPSPHSGGFAEEKRGEGEQLSSVILKGGRGVGTVTKPGLAVPVGEPAINPVPRRMIREAVGEALDKYLLPDGQAIEVTITVPDGEELATKTLNMRLGIIGGISILGTSGIVRPLSAEAWTASITAAMDVAKAMKCEEVVLSAGRVSEKAHMKRYGLPVESYVMMGDYVEFSLIDAKKHDFRKIHISAHWAKMLKIAMGIPQTHVRHGAIDLGQAVLFLNKLIPGLLDPTYDFNTAREIYDLINLKRGARSPELFLRVCAKAKEYAEKIAAGIPVIAHLVSYEGGIIAESE, translated from the coding sequence ATGCGCAGGGGATATATCCAGGTATATACAGGAAACGGCAAAGGCAAAACAACTGCGGCCCTGGGGCTTTCTCTGCGGGCTGCAGGAGCAGGATTGAGAGTATTTGTTATGCAGTTCATCAAAAAAAGCAGGTGCAGCGAACATAAGGCGCTTGAGCGTTTTAACGATCTTATCACCATAAAGCAGTCAGGTAAGGGTTTTATCCTGAATAGGAAAGCGAACGCATCTGACATTGATGCAGCCAGACACGGGCTTGACGAGGCAAAGATGATCATGCAGTCGCGCGATTATGATCTGATTATTTTGGATGAAGCAAATGTTGCGGTCAGCCGGGGCCTTATCAGTGCCGAGGATCTGATTGAAGTTATGGATATGAAGCCTGTGAATGTCGAGCTGGTAATAACCGGCAGATATGCGGATGAGAAGATCATCGCAAAGGCCGACCTTGTTACCGAAATGAAAACGGAAGTTGAAATTCCTTTTCCTGATGGAAGCAGGCATGCGTTCAGCGTTCAGCGTTCAGCGTTCAGTGTTCAGGACGGGAAGCGGATTGCTGAGGCATCAGTAATCAAAGATGCAGGAGACGACCCTGATATTACCAACGGGGCAGAGATAGTGGCGGAAGTGAGATTGATGACCCTCACCCACCCCTCTCCGCACTCAGGCGGATTCGCCGAGGAGAAAAGGGGAGAGGGTGAACAACTTTCCTCTGTTATCCTCAAAGGCGGAAGAGGTGTTGGAACCGTAACGAAGCCAGGACTTGCTGTCCCTGTCGGAGAACCTGCCATAAATCCTGTGCCGCGAAGAATGATCAGGGAAGCCGTAGGAGAGGCTCTTGATAAATATCTATTGCCTGACGGTCAGGCAATAGAGGTTACTATCACTGTTCCAGACGGAGAGGAACTGGCAACAAAGACGCTCAATATGAGGCTTGGCATTATCGGAGGCATTTCGATTCTTGGAACTTCAGGTATTGTGAGGCCTCTTTCCGCAGAGGCCTGGACAGCAAGCATTACGGCAGCTATGGATGTCGCAAAGGCAATGAAATGTGAAGAAGTGGTGCTCTCTGCCGGAAGGGTATCGGAGAAAGCGCATATGAAAAGATACGGCCTGCCGGTTGAGTCATATGTGATGATGGGAGACTATGTTGAGTTTTCCCTCATCGATGCAAAAAAGCACGATTTCAGGAAGATTCATATAAGCGCTCATTGGGCAAAAATGCTGAAGATTGCCATGGGCATTCCGCAGACGCATGTGAGACATGGCGCAATTGATCTTGGGCAGGCTGTTCTTTTTTTGAATAAACTGATCCCCGGACTTTTAGATCCGACTTACGATTTCAATACTGCACGTGAAATCTATGATCTCATTAACTTAAAACGTGGAGCCCGGAGCCCGGAACTTTTTCTAAGGGTCTGCGCAAAAGCAAAGGAATATGCCGAAAAGATTGCTGCGGGCATTCCGGTTATCGCGCATCTTGTATCATACGAAGGGGGGATAATTGCAGAGAGTGAATAA
- the cbiE gene encoding precorrin-6y C5,15-methyltransferase (decarboxylating) subunit CbiE produces the protein MNKVYVIGIGYRPLNARARELILTAGIILASKRLYEVFQKYAEFDAVKDNIRVINKVDETISFLHSSLITHLSSQPLVLLASGDPNFFGIGRKVLEEFGHDKVEILPDLSSIQLAFARIKEPWDNAFLISLHGGPDPEKRRRLPFELIDLPMLVKKHQKLAILTDRENNPSLIARCLIADHAVTIYVCERLGYPDEKVSSGTPEVIAEMSFSEPNVVVVIKEPELAETSCPPFGLKENDIVHSRGLITKDEVRAVSIHKLRLPQKGVFWDIGAGSGSVSIEIARLYPELSIYSIEKDVEQIGNIRENVARFKVSNIEIISGQAPDVLRELPAPDRVFIGGSSGHMSDIADLLNKTMTKGVIVINATTIETLGEAMKTLATNGFESDVSEISVSRSKKAGSKQHMSALNPVFIVKGEKK, from the coding sequence GTGAATAAGGTATATGTCATCGGAATAGGCTACCGGCCACTAAATGCAAGGGCAAGGGAATTAATTTTGACCGCAGGGATTATACTTGCATCGAAGAGACTCTATGAGGTTTTTCAAAAATACGCGGAGTTTGATGCAGTCAAGGACAATATAAGGGTGATCAACAAGGTTGATGAAACTATTTCATTTCTTCACTCATCACTCATCACCCATCTCTCATCACAGCCTCTCGTCCTGCTTGCATCAGGCGATCCGAACTTCTTCGGCATCGGAAGGAAGGTCCTTGAAGAATTCGGTCATGATAAGGTCGAGATACTGCCTGATCTTTCGAGTATTCAACTTGCCTTTGCCCGGATCAAGGAGCCATGGGACAATGCGTTTTTGATCAGCCTGCACGGCGGCCCTGATCCGGAGAAAAGAAGAAGACTGCCTTTTGAACTAATAGATCTGCCAATGCTGGTTAAGAAACATCAGAAGCTTGCGATACTTACTGACAGGGAAAATAATCCTTCATTGATTGCCAGGTGTCTTATTGCGGATCACGCAGTTACTATATATGTCTGTGAAAGATTGGGATATCCTGATGAAAAGGTCAGCAGCGGAACGCCTGAAGTGATTGCAGAAATGTCTTTCAGCGAACCAAATGTTGTAGTAGTCATAAAAGAGCCTGAACTGGCAGAAACATCGTGCCCGCCCTTCGGACTGAAGGAAAATGATATCGTTCATTCAAGGGGCCTCATAACAAAGGATGAGGTCAGGGCTGTATCGATCCACAAGTTACGGCTTCCGCAAAAGGGCGTATTCTGGGACATAGGTGCAGGATCAGGATCAGTCTCGATCGAGATCGCAAGGCTCTATCCTGAATTATCGATTTATTCAATTGAGAAAGACGTGGAGCAGATCGGAAATATCAGGGAGAATGTTGCGCGTTTTAAAGTATCCAATATTGAGATCATATCGGGTCAGGCCCCGGATGTATTACGTGAGCTGCCTGCCCCTGACCGGGTATTCATCGGCGGCAGCAGCGGACATATGAGTGATATAGCGGACCTGCTCAACAAAACCATGACAAAGGGCGTAATCGTGATAAATGCCACTACCATCGAAACCCTTGGCGAAGCAATGAAAACCCTTGCCACCAATGGTTTTGAATCTGATGTTTCAGAGATATCTGTATCCCGCTCCAAAAAAGCCGGCAGCAAACAACATATGAGCGCACTGAATCCTGTCTTTATAGTCAAAGGAGAAAAAAAGTAG
- the cobI gene encoding precorrin-2 C(20)-methyltransferase, with protein sequence MPGKLTVIGVGPGDPELLTLKGLRILKAASCIFVPKGREEGSSLALSIVSNLLDLSGKEIVEAYFPMQKTRGSAEPGDLDAQWQKTVDNVTSRLDSNIDVVFITIGDPTVYSTFYYLHERLLNLNPDIKIEIVPGVSSIMASAARAGIYLGIADERIAVLPANYMSDLSDTLLKFDTVVLMKVNKVFNQIRQKLDEMQLTDKAAYIVRTGMEDEKIFRSLKDVTDIDLNYFSMVIVKNEKNK encoded by the coding sequence ATGCCTGGAAAACTTACTGTGATAGGTGTAGGCCCCGGAGATCCTGAACTTCTGACCTTAAAGGGGCTGAGGATACTGAAGGCTGCCAGCTGTATTTTTGTGCCAAAGGGACGTGAGGAGGGAAGCAGTCTGGCATTGTCAATAGTCAGCAATCTGTTGGACCTTTCCGGCAAGGAGATTGTCGAGGCCTATTTCCCGATGCAGAAGACGAGGGGTTCTGCAGAGCCGGGTGATCTTGATGCCCAGTGGCAAAAGACTGTTGATAACGTAACGAGCAGACTCGACAGCAATATCGATGTTGTTTTTATCACCATCGGCGATCCTACCGTTTACAGCACCTTTTACTATCTGCATGAAAGACTGCTCAACCTGAACCCTGATATCAAAATTGAGATTGTCCCTGGTGTCTCGTCCATTATGGCCTCAGCTGCGCGGGCTGGTATCTATCTTGGGATTGCTGATGAACGGATTGCGGTGCTGCCTGCAAATTATATGTCAGACCTCAGTGATACGCTTCTGAAGTTCGACACGGTTGTGCTTATGAAGGTGAACAAGGTTTTTAATCAGATCAGGCAAAAACTTGATGAAATGCAGCTGACAGACAAGGCCGCCTATATCGTGCGGACAGGAATGGAAGACGAAAAGATATTCCGTAGCCTGAAAGACGTAACAGATATTGACCTCAACTATTTTTCGATGGTGATCGTAAAAAATGAAAAA